One genomic region from Saprospiraceae bacterium encodes:
- the metX gene encoding homoserine O-acetyltransferase: MENKTFRSLSSFPLECGTSLSSVDISYTDVGDKSQPVVWICHALTANADPQEWWPGLVGEGKLLDPARYRIICANNLGSCYGTTGPTSIPAGGVKAYKSDFPLITIRDIVHAHQLLQHHLGVSQIHLCIGGSMGGQQVMEWAITDPYLFKNICLLSCNAVFSPWGIAFNEAQRMSIEAGMDSQGNINLLGLEAARGLAMLSYRNYITFDLSQTEDEDKIDGFKSSSYQRYQGIKLSKRFDPYSYITLSKAMDSHHVGRKRGGVPHALSLIKAKTAVVGINTDILFPLSEQKLLADYIPDATLDKIHSDFGHDGFLLEYDAIQAVLQDRLGLLY, from the coding sequence GTACCAGTTTGTCTTCAGTAGACATCAGCTATACCGATGTAGGAGATAAGAGCCAACCTGTAGTTTGGATCTGTCATGCACTGACAGCCAATGCTGACCCACAGGAATGGTGGCCAGGACTGGTAGGTGAAGGAAAATTACTGGATCCGGCTCGTTATCGGATTATTTGTGCCAATAATCTTGGTTCTTGTTATGGTACCACTGGCCCAACCAGCATTCCGGCTGGAGGAGTAAAAGCATATAAATCTGATTTTCCACTGATTACAATTAGAGATATCGTCCATGCGCATCAATTGCTACAGCACCATCTTGGCGTCAGTCAGATTCATCTCTGTATCGGAGGTTCCATGGGGGGGCAACAGGTCATGGAATGGGCGATTACGGATCCATATTTATTTAAAAATATTTGCCTGCTTTCATGTAATGCAGTTTTCTCACCCTGGGGGATAGCTTTTAATGAAGCACAGCGTATGTCTATTGAGGCTGGTATGGATAGTCAGGGCAATATCAATTTGTTGGGACTCGAAGCTGCTCGTGGTCTTGCCATGTTGTCCTATCGAAATTACATCACATTTGATTTGTCCCAGACTGAAGACGAAGACAAAATAGATGGTTTTAAATCATCCAGTTATCAACGGTACCAGGGAATAAAATTGAGCAAACGATTTGACCCTTACTCTTATATCACCTTAAGTAAAGCAATGGATAGCCATCATGTTGGTAGGAAAAGGGGAGGGGTACCTCATGCACTCTCCCTGATTAAAGCGAAAACAGCAGTAGTAGGTATCAATACGGACATTTTATTTCCACTATCAGAACAAAAATTGTTGGCAGATTATATTCCTGATGCTACCTTGGATAAAATACATTCGGATTTCGGTCACGATGGATTTTTGCTGGAATATGATGCTATCCAGGCAGTATTGCAAGACAGATTAGGTCTCCTATATTAA
- a CDS encoding DUF1501 domain-containing protein: MKRRDFLGVAGGGIISSSILKDIHRPMSNSWFDWFKTDTDRVLVIIQLEGGNDGLNTLIPLDQYDLYSKARSSVALPAAKILSLNTTNKTGFHPALDEIRGLYHEGKIKFIQSVGYPSPNYSHFRSTDIWMSGSDADEILSSGWAGRYLQYEYPNFPTGFPNEDMPDPLSVEIGYGQSLTFQGPATSMSVTIADPASFNKLIEGIETPLPNDLYGEKLGYVRLIRRQSNSYGERMKLAYSKSQNKVSYPDHNLADQLKIVARLIAGGLKSRVYKVSISGFDNHANQVLENDHTQGEHHNLLKSISSGVNAFLKDLEALGLQDRVIGMTISEFGRRIISNASRGTDHGAAAPLMLFGHAIDGGNLLGQNPTIPKEAKDYDNIPMQYDFRSVYGSILEEWFCVNQADVQSALTKTYQKLPIIKSSFGCLTTPTHEETVKAGTNILSVSPNPFVNKISIKLLSDGTYSMVSIFNPGGQIIENIHTGKLTPGWNTLDWNSENLPTGNYYVRFQQGAAQQVKLIAKVRD, translated from the coding sequence ATGAAAAGAAGAGATTTTTTGGGAGTCGCAGGAGGGGGTATAATATCTTCATCCATCTTGAAGGATATTCATCGGCCCATGTCCAATAGTTGGTTTGATTGGTTCAAAACAGATACGGATCGGGTACTGGTCATCATCCAATTAGAAGGAGGCAATGATGGGCTGAATACTTTAATCCCGCTTGACCAATATGACCTGTATTCCAAAGCCAGATCTTCGGTGGCATTGCCTGCTGCAAAAATATTAAGCCTTAATACTACCAATAAGACCGGATTTCATCCAGCCTTGGACGAAATCCGTGGTTTGTATCATGAAGGTAAAATAAAATTCATTCAATCAGTAGGCTACCCGTCACCCAATTACTCCCATTTCAGATCGACCGATATTTGGATGTCTGGATCCGATGCTGATGAGATATTGAGTTCGGGATGGGCCGGCAGGTATCTTCAATACGAATACCCAAATTTTCCTACTGGATTTCCTAACGAAGATATGCCGGATCCATTGTCAGTAGAGATTGGCTATGGACAATCATTGACTTTTCAGGGCCCGGCCACCAGTATGAGCGTGACCATTGCAGATCCTGCTTCCTTCAATAAGCTCATCGAAGGAATAGAAACTCCCCTTCCCAATGACCTTTATGGGGAAAAACTGGGTTACGTACGCCTAATACGAAGACAATCAAACTCTTATGGCGAACGCATGAAACTCGCTTACAGCAAATCACAAAATAAAGTCAGCTATCCTGACCATAACCTGGCTGATCAGCTCAAAATCGTTGCGCGATTAATCGCAGGTGGATTAAAAAGTCGCGTTTATAAAGTAAGTATCTCAGGCTTTGACAATCATGCCAATCAAGTACTTGAGAATGATCATACTCAAGGAGAACATCATAATCTATTAAAGTCGATCTCTTCAGGAGTGAACGCTTTTCTCAAGGATCTTGAAGCACTGGGATTGCAGGATAGAGTCATCGGTATGACCATCTCTGAATTTGGCCGAAGGATCATATCCAATGCAAGTCGGGGTACTGATCATGGTGCAGCGGCACCACTCATGTTATTCGGTCATGCCATCGATGGAGGAAATCTTTTGGGTCAGAATCCGACCATTCCAAAAGAAGCTAAAGACTATGACAATATACCCATGCAATATGATTTCAGATCAGTGTATGGCAGTATCCTGGAAGAATGGTTTTGTGTCAACCAGGCTGATGTACAAAGTGCCTTGACCAAAACTTATCAAAAACTTCCAATCATCAAATCCAGCTTTGGCTGCCTGACCACACCTACCCACGAAGAAACTGTAAAAGCAGGTACCAATATTTTGAGCGTGAGCCCAAATCCTTTTGTCAATAAAATCTCCATCAAACTCCTGTCTGATGGCACCTATAGTATGGTTTCGATATTTAATCCTGGCGGCCAAATCATTGAAAACATCCACACCGGCAAACTGACTCCAGGATGGAATACTCTAGATTGGAATTCCGAAAACCTTCCTACAGGCAATTATTATGTCAGATTTCAGCAAGGCGCAGCCCAACAAGTAAAATTAATAGCCAAAGTGAGGGATTGA